Proteins encoded by one window of Vibrio algicola:
- the tnpA gene encoding IS66 family insertion sequence element accessory protein TnpA — MAQRHTDQEWQIFIEQSQSSSLSKLAFCKLNDLNPSTYYAKRKQFTETLMPQGFVKAEVVEKTTKYQATHTAVANMTLLVKNVELSIPQGTPATYLAELIGALS; from the coding sequence ATAGCACAGCGACACACTGATCAAGAATGGCAAATATTTATTGAACAATCACAATCAAGTTCATTGTCAAAGCTTGCATTTTGCAAGCTTAATGACCTCAACCCATCAACGTATTATGCTAAGCGCAAGCAATTCACAGAAACGCTCATGCCTCAAGGTTTTGTTAAAGCCGAAGTCGTTGAAAAGACCACAAAGTATCAAGCCACTCACACTGCCGTTGCCAACATGACATTACTGGTAAAAAATGTTGAGCTGAGCATCCCACAAGGAACACCAGCAACCTATCTTGCAGAACTTATCGGTGCACTATCATGA
- the tnpB gene encoding IS66 family insertion sequence element accessory protein TnpB (TnpB, as the term is used for proteins encoded by IS66 family insertion elements, is considered an accessory protein, since TnpC, encoded by a neighboring gene, is a DDE family transposase.), translating into MKHMLCAPEIYLYRESIDFRKSINGLAAIIESDTSLPLGSGALFLFTNKQRDKIKVLYWDKTGFALWYKRLEKAKYKWPYKEKNPVFTLTQFELGRLLSGFTIIGRKPIEMNDFTMT; encoded by the coding sequence ATGAAACACATGCTCTGCGCCCCTGAGATTTATTTATATCGTGAAAGCATCGATTTTAGAAAGTCCATTAACGGCCTTGCCGCGATTATCGAAAGTGATACCAGTTTGCCTCTTGGCAGCGGTGCATTGTTCCTATTTACCAATAAACAACGCGATAAAATCAAAGTGCTGTACTGGGATAAAACAGGCTTTGCACTTTGGTATAAGCGTCTCGAAAAAGCCAAATACAAATGGCCTTACAAAGAGAAAAATCCGGTATTTACGCTTACTCAATTCGAGCTTGGTAGACTGCTTTCTGGTTTCACGATTATCGGCCGCAAACCCATTGAAATGAACGACTTTACAATGACTTAA
- a CDS encoding transposase domain-containing protein, whose amino-acid sequence MLYSIVETAKANGLILYDYLVKCMQELAKAEPDIDAILPWNFKH is encoded by the coding sequence ATGCTTTACAGCATCGTCGAGACAGCGAAAGCCAACGGTTTAATCCTCTATGACTACTTGGTCAAATGCATGCAGGAACTGGCGAAAGCTGAGCCAGATATCGATGCAATTCTGCCATGGAATTTCAAACATTAA
- a CDS encoding YadA C-terminal domain-containing protein, with the protein MRKLTMIASAIAMATVFTGQAMAHPTALVAPQKTPEGTLIPVSHPQRLVAPVASGNEVPVAHPTALVAPQKTPEGTLIPVSHPQRLVAPVASGNEVPVAHPTALVAPQKTPEGTLIPVAHPQRLVAPVASGNEVPVAHPTALVAPQKTPEGTLIPVSHPQRLVAPVASGNEVPVAHPTALVAPQKTPEGTLIPVAHPQRLVAPVASGNEVPVAHPTALVAPQKTPEGTLIPVAHPQRLVAPVASGNEVPVAHPTALVAPQKTPEGTLIPVSHPQRLVAPVASGNEVPVAHPTALVAPQKTPEGTLIPVAHPQRLVAPVASGNEVPVAHPTALVAPQKTPEGTLIPVAHPQRLVAPVASGNEVPVAHPTALVAPQKTPEGTLIPVAHPQRLVAPVASGNEVPVAQHIVTGTEGTITGQALPPTKLGEYAIVVRKDGQPDVRGPDQLQNGDRILGHADTRNNADLQKDALTSKYSKADLWAMSGDATDDQNVTRQSAPAPTYAPSTAQNYSSIETITSRVASNSGAIDKNTANIADNKKEIDGLRSDLEAQAKKIDGSMAQAGAFAGLVSPYGVGKINMTAAVGHSGDANAIAIGSGYRINESLTVKLGGAYDTGSEQVTSYAGVGYEF; encoded by the coding sequence ATGAGAAAATTAACAATGATTGCTTCAGCAATCGCTATGGCAACTGTATTTACAGGTCAAGCAATGGCTCATCCAACAGCGTTGGTTGCACCGCAAAAAACACCGGAAGGCACATTGATACCAGTGTCTCATCCTCAACGTTTAGTTGCACCAGTAGCTTCTGGTAATGAAGTGCCGGTTGCTCATCCAACAGCGTTGGTTGCACCGCAAAAAACACCGGAAGGCACATTGATACCAGTGTCTCATCCTCAACGTTTAGTTGCACCAGTAGCTTCTGGTAATGAAGTGCCGGTTGCTCATCCAACAGCGTTGGTTGCACCGCAAAAAACACCGGAAGGAACATTGATACCAGTGGCTCATCCTCAACGTTTAGTTGCACCAGTAGCTTCTGGTAATGAAGTGCCGGTTGCTCATCCAACAGCGTTGGTTGCACCGCAAAAAACACCGGAAGGCACATTGATACCAGTGTCTCATCCTCAACGTTTAGTTGCACCAGTAGCTTCTGGTAATGAAGTGCCGGTTGCTCATCCAACAGCGTTGGTTGCACCGCAAAAAACACCGGAAGGCACATTGATACCAGTGGCTCATCCTCAACGTTTAGTTGCACCAGTAGCTTCTGGTAATGAAGTGCCGGTTGCTCATCCAACAGCGTTGGTTGCACCACAAAAAACACCGGAAGGCACATTGATACCAGTGGCTCATCCTCAACGTTTAGTTGCACCAGTAGCTTCTGGTAATGAAGTGCCGGTTGCTCATCCAACAGCGTTGGTTGCACCGCAAAAAACACCGGAAGGCACATTGATACCAGTGTCTCATCCTCAACGTTTAGTTGCACCAGTAGCTTCTGGTAATGAAGTGCCGGTTGCTCATCCAACAGCGTTGGTTGCACCGCAAAAAACACCGGAAGGCACATTGATACCAGTGGCTCATCCTCAACGTTTAGTTGCACCAGTAGCTTCTGGTAATGAAGTGCCGGTTGCTCATCCAACAGCGTTGGTTGCACCACAAAAAACACCGGAAGGCACATTGATACCAGTGGCTCATCCTCAACGTTTAGTTGCACCAGTAGCTTCTGGTAATGAAGTGCCGGTTGCTCATCCAACAGCGTTGGTTGCACCGCAAAAAACACCGGAAGGTACATTGATACCAGTGGCTCATCCTCAACGTTTAGTTGCACCAGTAGCTTCTGGTAATGAAGTGCCGGTTGCTCAGCATATAGTTACGGGTACGGAGGGGACGATTACAGGGCAGGCGTTACCACCTACTAAATTAGGGGAATACGCCATCGTTGTGAGAAAAGATGGTCAGCCAGATGTACGAGGTCCAGATCAACTTCAAAATGGTGACCGAATTCTTGGTCATGCGGATACTCGTAACAATGCAGATCTTCAAAAAGATGCTTTGACTAGTAAGTACAGCAAAGCTGATCTTTGGGCCATGTCTGGTGATGCCACTGATGATCAAAACGTGACTAGACAAAGTGCTCCAGCTCCAACATATGCACCTAGTACCGCACAAAACTATAGTTCAATTGAAACTATAACTTCTAGAGTTGCTAGTAATAGTGGTGCAATAGATAAAAATACTGCAAATATCGCTGACAACAAGAAAGAAATCGATGGTCTTAGATCTGACTTGGAAGCACAAGCGAAGAAAATTGATGGCTCAATGGCCCAAGCAGGTGCGTTCGCTGGTTTAGTTAGCCCATACGGTGTGGGTAAAATTAACATGACGGCTGCAGTAGGTCATTCTGGTGATGCAAATGCAATTGCAATCGGTTCTGGCTACCGTATCAATGAGTCACTAACAGTTAAATTAGGTGGCGCTTACGATACTGGTTCAGAGCAAGTAACTAGCTACGCCGGTGTAGGTTACGAGTTTTAA
- a CDS encoding helix-turn-helix domain-containing protein, whose amino-acid sequence MTSEQSILAKNIQQRMNDLNIKSNLALSKVSGVSRAVITNIMLHPEKSIMSDSALLLSETLDCSMEWLLTGKGPINREHEVDNQKRSGAPLLSLNDISERGIEPLLVEASESDSITRLMCPSGNEPGIFTVWQNRPMGRINHSGHIYFNKDKNPVSGQLVIARTTPDAPVSYMEFYCAHEKQFLRSIEESIPENLRTIEYEDGMEIIATFECFVVT is encoded by the coding sequence ATGACGTCGGAACAGTCAATTCTGGCAAAGAACATTCAACAACGAATGAATGACTTAAATATCAAATCAAATTTGGCTTTGTCAAAGGTGTCAGGAGTGAGTCGAGCAGTCATTACTAATATTATGTTGCACCCAGAAAAATCGATAATGTCGGACAGTGCTTTACTTTTAAGCGAAACCCTAGATTGCAGTATGGAATGGCTTCTAACTGGAAAGGGGCCCATAAATCGGGAGCATGAAGTAGATAATCAGAAACGGTCAGGTGCACCATTGCTCTCTCTAAACGATATTTCCGAACGTGGTATTGAGCCGCTTCTTGTCGAAGCTTCTGAAAGTGACTCAATTACACGGTTGATGTGTCCATCGGGAAATGAGCCTGGCATTTTTACTGTTTGGCAAAACCGTCCAATGGGAAGAATAAACCATTCAGGGCATATCTATTTTAACAAGGATAAGAATCCAGTATCAGGACAACTAGTCATCGCAAGAACCACACCGGATGCGCCAGTGAGTTATATGGAATTTTATTGCGCTCATGAAAAACAGTTCTTACGAAGTATAGAAGAAAGTATTCCGGAAAATTTACGTACAATTGAATACGAAGATGGCATGGAGATCATCGCAACCTTTGAATGCTTTGTCGTGACTTAG
- a CDS encoding phosphoheptose isomerase: MLDSISDSFKESIQIQIAAAESLPDVITHAAQAMVSSLLNGNKILCCGNGGSAANAQQFVSCLLNRFETERPSLPAMALTADNISQTAIANDYQYEEVFSKQVRAFGQVGDVLIAISTSGNSGNVIKAVEAAVTRDMTIIAFTGKDGGELAGLLGESDVEIRIPSHRTARIHEVHMLTLHCLCDLIDQVIFPSHEG; encoded by the coding sequence ATGCTCGACAGCATTAGTGACAGTTTTAAAGAAAGCATTCAAATTCAAATCGCCGCCGCAGAATCACTGCCAGATGTGATCACTCATGCCGCACAAGCCATGGTGAGCAGTTTACTTAATGGCAATAAAATTCTTTGTTGTGGTAATGGTGGCTCAGCAGCCAATGCACAGCAATTTGTTTCTTGCCTGCTTAATCGCTTTGAAACGGAACGCCCTAGCCTACCAGCCATGGCTCTTACCGCCGATAACATCTCGCAAACCGCGATTGCGAATGACTACCAATATGAAGAAGTCTTCTCTAAGCAAGTACGAGCTTTTGGTCAAGTTGGTGATGTGTTAATTGCGATTTCGACCAGTGGTAACAGTGGCAATGTGATCAAAGCCGTTGAGGCCGCCGTCACCCGTGATATGACCATTATTGCCTTTACCGGTAAAGACGGTGGCGAACTGGCCGGCTTACTCGGTGAATCGGATGTTGAGATCCGTATTCCATCCCACCGCACCGCTCGTATTCATGAAGTCCACATGCTCACTCTGCATTGCTTGTGCGATTTAATTGATCAAGTGATTTTTCCTTCGCACGAAGGGTAA
- a CDS encoding YraN family protein, whose amino-acid sequence MKLFSQSKTTTTNNKRAIGSQYETLAKQYLTRQGYRFIAANFNTRLGEIDLIMQDGDTFVFIEVKYRKHSHYGHAAEMVTYAKSQKLIKTAMIWLKQQRLSAETTSFRFDVIAIQQQGQDINWIKNAITQG is encoded by the coding sequence ATGAAGCTTTTCAGTCAAAGCAAGACAACGACGACCAACAATAAGCGAGCCATTGGCTCACAATACGAAACCTTGGCGAAACAATATTTAACTCGCCAAGGTTATCGATTTATTGCTGCCAACTTCAACACTCGATTGGGCGAAATTGATCTCATCATGCAAGATGGTGATACTTTCGTGTTTATTGAAGTCAAATATCGCAAACACAGTCATTATGGTCACGCCGCTGAAATGGTGACCTATGCCAAAAGCCAAAAGCTGATCAAGACCGCCATGATTTGGTTAAAGCAACAACGTCTGTCAGCCGAAACCACCTCATTTCGTTTTGATGTCATCGCCATTCAGCAACAAGGGCAAGACATTAACTGGATCAAAAATGCCATTACTCAAGGATAA
- a CDS encoding penicillin-binding protein activator encodes MKIMNHKSFSVSRLFTSIVLMFILAACSSNPNEGKVDITTAPSQSSKAYLTQAQSLEVAQQTDWLIMALKADVIEQNYDAGKALVTRLGKLPLNESQQAEWQIARAQMLATTDSSDAALKILNFKPQWKLADNQWARYHTLRAQWLEDGKDFFNADRELIALKASQSIASQAPADITAINQRIWANLNQYSAEEVVQLNAQDNEVELQGWLYVAVEMKTKIHDPMKLQSDLQQWFDANPSQAIVLDTPADVQAILDLSIVAPKNVALLLPLGGKYEKSAKLIRDGFIHAMTDDSSRDPAFTMTVYDTSNTDMAAIYQQMQTDKIDFIVGPLIKDNVEKLQDIDDGAIPMLALNFPDQAEEGMQVCYLTLSPEQEAAQAAKHLFENGFKYPLVLAPKGTLGTRITDAFNTAWAKYSNTPTATQAFGGRAELQANVNKAFGLTESQVRINQIKQIAYMDLETEARSRRDIDSVYIAASRSQLTLIKPFIEVAINPDAKPPKLFSNSLSNNGKVRQYQDISGIVYSDIPMLINKDDAAAKQYDQLWPNSSNTEKRLHALGMDSYSLINALPSMKVVPGYQANGETGKLSIDSNCVVQRELSWSEHEAFQSKQDNDDQQ; translated from the coding sequence ATGAAAATTATGAATCACAAGAGCTTCAGTGTATCACGCTTATTTACTTCAATTGTATTGATGTTCATTCTAGCGGCATGTTCTTCCAACCCGAACGAGGGAAAGGTTGATATCACCACAGCCCCAAGTCAGAGTTCAAAAGCCTACTTAACTCAAGCTCAATCGCTTGAAGTGGCGCAGCAAACCGACTGGTTGATCATGGCCTTAAAAGCCGATGTGATTGAACAAAACTACGACGCAGGTAAAGCCTTGGTAACTCGTTTAGGCAAACTGCCATTAAATGAAAGCCAACAAGCAGAATGGCAAATCGCCCGCGCACAAATGTTAGCGACCACCGATAGCTCTGATGCCGCATTGAAAATTTTAAATTTCAAACCACAGTGGAAACTGGCCGATAATCAATGGGCTCGCTACCATACTTTGCGTGCACAATGGCTTGAAGATGGCAAAGACTTCTTTAATGCCGATCGTGAATTAATTGCATTAAAAGCCTCTCAATCAATCGCCAGTCAAGCACCAGCTGATATCACTGCTATTAATCAACGTATTTGGGCCAACTTAAATCAATATTCTGCTGAAGAAGTTGTGCAACTTAACGCGCAAGATAACGAAGTTGAATTGCAAGGTTGGTTGTATGTTGCGGTTGAAATGAAAACCAAAATACACGATCCAATGAAACTGCAGAGTGACCTACAACAGTGGTTTGATGCCAACCCAAGCCAGGCAATTGTGTTAGATACGCCAGCTGATGTTCAAGCGATCCTTGATCTGAGTATTGTCGCGCCTAAAAATGTAGCACTATTACTACCATTAGGCGGAAAATATGAAAAGTCCGCTAAGCTTATTCGTGATGGTTTTATTCATGCGATGACGGATGATAGCAGCCGTGATCCTGCGTTTACTATGACGGTATATGATACGTCAAACACCGATATGGCGGCAATTTATCAACAAATGCAAACCGATAAAATTGATTTCATTGTCGGCCCATTAATTAAAGATAATGTTGAAAAACTACAAGATATCGATGATGGTGCGATTCCAATGCTGGCGCTTAACTTCCCTGATCAAGCGGAAGAAGGTATGCAAGTTTGTTACCTAACCTTATCGCCTGAACAAGAAGCTGCACAGGCAGCAAAACACTTATTTGAAAATGGTTTTAAATACCCATTAGTCCTTGCTCCGAAAGGAACATTAGGAACTCGTATCACCGATGCCTTTAATACCGCATGGGCGAAATACAGCAATACTCCAACCGCCACTCAAGCTTTTGGTGGCCGCGCTGAATTACAAGCCAATGTTAATAAAGCGTTTGGTTTAACTGAAAGCCAAGTGCGTATCAATCAAATCAAACAAATTGCTTATATGGACCTAGAGACGGAAGCTCGCAGCCGTCGTGATATCGACTCGGTTTACATTGCCGCGTCTCGTTCACAGTTAACGCTAATCAAACCATTTATTGAAGTGGCGATTAACCCCGATGCTAAACCGCCTAAATTGTTCTCCAATTCATTGAGCAACAACGGTAAAGTGCGTCAATATCAAGATATTTCTGGTATTGTTTACAGTGATATTCCAATGTTAATTAACAAAGACGATGCGGCCGCCAAACAATATGACCAATTATGGCCAAACAGCAGTAACACTGAAAAACGTTTGCATGCATTAGGCATGGATTCTTATAGCTTAATCAACGCTCTACCTAGCATGAAAGTGGTACCAGGTTACCAAGCTAACGGTGAAACGGGCAAATTGAGCATTGATAGCAACTGTGTGGTGCAACGTGAATTAAGCTGGTCTGAGCATGAAGCTTTTCAGTCAAAGCAAGACAACGACGACCAACAATAA
- the rsmI gene encoding 16S rRNA (cytidine(1402)-2'-O)-methyltransferase, whose amino-acid sequence MIDNKTALLEHPALYIVPTPIGNLGDITQRSLEILHQVDLIAAEDTRHTGRLLSHFGIATKTYALHDHNEQQKAQVLVEKVLAGDSIALVSDAGTPLISDPGYHLVTKCRQAGVKVVPLPGACAVITALSASGLPSDRFSFEGFFPAKSKGRKDKLLEIIKAERTCIFYESPHRITDSLADMLEILGPEREVVLARELTKTFETIHGAPLGELIDWIEQDSNRKRGEMVLLIHGYREEKQEDAIPDDALRTLTILVKELPLKKAAALVAEIHNLKKNALYKWGLENLE is encoded by the coding sequence ATGATAGATAACAAAACCGCTCTTTTAGAGCATCCTGCCTTATACATTGTCCCAACGCCAATTGGTAATCTTGGCGATATTACCCAACGGTCATTAGAGATTTTACACCAAGTTGACCTGATTGCAGCAGAAGATACAAGACATACAGGTCGATTGTTATCGCATTTTGGCATCGCAACCAAAACTTATGCTTTACATGATCATAACGAACAGCAAAAAGCGCAAGTTTTAGTTGAAAAAGTCCTCGCCGGTGATTCTATCGCATTAGTGTCCGATGCGGGAACCCCTTTGATCAGCGATCCAGGGTATCACTTAGTGACAAAATGTCGTCAAGCTGGGGTTAAAGTTGTGCCATTACCGGGCGCATGCGCAGTGATCACGGCGTTAAGTGCTTCGGGTTTACCGTCTGATCGCTTTAGTTTTGAAGGCTTTTTCCCAGCGAAAAGCAAAGGGCGAAAAGATAAATTATTAGAAATCATTAAAGCAGAACGTACCTGTATTTTCTATGAATCGCCACATCGCATTACTGATTCTTTGGCCGATATGCTCGAAATTTTAGGTCCAGAGCGTGAAGTTGTGCTTGCGCGTGAGTTAACAAAGACTTTTGAAACTATTCATGGCGCGCCATTAGGTGAGCTAATTGACTGGATAGAGCAAGACTCAAATCGTAAGCGCGGCGAAATGGTATTGCTTATTCACGGTTACCGTGAAGAGAAGCAAGAAGATGCGATCCCCGATGATGCATTAAGAACTTTAACCATTTTAGTTAAAGAGTTGCCGCTTAAAAAAGCAGCAGCATTAGTGGCCGAAATCCATAATCTCAAGAAGAATGCTCTATATAAATGGGGGCTTGAGAACCTAGAATAA
- the rsmH gene encoding 16S rRNA (cytosine(1402)-N(4))-methyltransferase RsmH: MTDTFQHVSVLLNESIDGLNIKPDGIYIDGTFGRGGHTRNILARLGENGRLYSIDRDPQAIAEAAKIDDPRFTIVHGPFSGIESYAEQYDLVGKVDGVLFDLGVSSPQLDDADRGFSFMKDGPLDMRMDPTSGQSAAQWLADADLDDITWVLREFGEEKHARRIAKGIVAYQQECRENTDKAPLTRTGQLAKLISDVAPKNFKEKKHPATRSFQAIRIFINSELDEIDFALKGAMAILAPEGRLSVISFHSLEDRMVKHFMRRESRGPQVPHGLPLTEDQIKLLGSANMKTVGKAIKPTQSEVDVNTRSRSSVLRIAEKLDKPATDSTD; the protein is encoded by the coding sequence ATGACCGATACCTTTCAACACGTTTCTGTACTTTTAAATGAATCCATCGATGGGTTAAACATTAAACCAGATGGGATTTACATTGATGGTACGTTTGGTCGTGGTGGTCATACCCGCAATATTTTAGCTCGTTTGGGTGAAAACGGCCGCTTATACAGTATCGATCGCGACCCACAAGCGATTGCAGAAGCCGCCAAAATTGATGATCCTCGTTTTACCATTGTGCATGGGCCATTTTCTGGTATTGAAAGCTACGCCGAGCAATATGACTTAGTCGGCAAGGTTGATGGTGTGCTATTTGATCTTGGTGTGTCTTCACCGCAACTTGATGATGCCGATCGCGGTTTCAGCTTTATGAAAGACGGCCCACTTGATATGCGTATGGATCCAACCTCTGGACAATCGGCTGCGCAATGGTTAGCGGATGCCGATCTGGATGATATTACTTGGGTACTTCGTGAATTTGGTGAAGAAAAACACGCGCGTCGCATTGCTAAAGGGATTGTGGCCTATCAACAAGAATGTCGTGAAAATACCGATAAAGCGCCATTAACTCGTACTGGGCAACTGGCTAAGTTGATATCAGATGTTGCGCCTAAGAATTTTAAAGAGAAGAAACACCCTGCCACTCGCAGTTTCCAAGCCATTCGTATTTTTATTAATAGTGAGTTAGATGAAATTGATTTTGCCTTAAAAGGCGCGATGGCCATCCTAGCGCCAGAAGGTCGTTTATCGGTGATCAGCTTTCACTCGTTAGAAGATCGCATGGTAAAACACTTTATGCGCCGTGAGAGTCGTGGTCCACAAGTGCCGCATGGCCTACCACTGACCGAAGACCAAATTAAATTGTTGGGCTCAGCCAATATGAAAACCGTAGGCAAAGCGATTAAACCGACTCAATCAGAAGTCGATGTGAATACTCGCTCGCGCAGCTCAGTGCTTCGTATTGCTGAAAAGCTCGATAAACCCGCCACTGACAGCACAGATTAA
- the ftsL gene encoding cell division protein FtsL yields MTIQTPPSLPRAIWNDLSSIGKLPLLLLVLIFATSIGVVLTTYQTRGQITQRDNLLESREKLDSQWRNLILEENALAEHTRVQRIAIKDLDMKRPDSDKEVIVNLK; encoded by the coding sequence ATGACTATTCAGACTCCGCCTAGTTTACCTCGAGCAATATGGAATGACTTATCGTCGATCGGTAAGTTGCCATTATTGTTGTTGGTGCTGATTTTTGCCACGTCAATTGGGGTGGTGTTGACTACTTATCAAACCCGAGGCCAAATTACGCAACGGGATAACCTACTCGAAAGTCGAGAAAAACTAGACAGCCAATGGCGAAATCTGATCTTAGAAGAAAACGCCCTTGCCGAGCATACTCGAGTTCAACGGATCGCAATCAAAGATCTTGATATGAAACGACCGGATTCAGATAAAGAAGTGATTGTGAACCTGAAATGA
- a CDS encoding penicillin-binding transpeptidase domain-containing protein translates to MKKPTNKKVKKKQPKRVVKKNTPILITWRYNLVLGFVVLALLTLIGRTAYIQVIQPDQLIEQANMRSVRVKAIPTARGIVSDRNGEPLAVSVPVQAVWADPYTIFKEHGLDEIQRWYALANVLGLDQKGLVAKIEKNKRRRFIYLQRQVSPAMSKYVRELKLPGIGLKDESRRFYPSGEVSAHIIGVTGIDGHGLEGLEKSYDNWLTGEAGKRTIRKDRFGRVVENISLQTQKPGKPLQLTIDQRVQAIAYRAIKQAVADFRATSGTAVLVDVKNGDILAMVNAPSYNPNNKEQLQSFRMRNRAITDSIEPGSTMKPFVMLAGLDKGIIDKNTIIDTGNGIMRVGGSRVRDSEKAGKASLTTILKKSSNVGIATIALRMDVRDVLSMYSGVGFGNISGTQLPGEVTGIFPDRRRWSPFEEATLAFGYGISVTPLQLAHAYATLGNMGINMPLHILKDGHRSGKSFRAADADAARRVINMLEQVTHKGGTAVEAKVPGYRVGAKTGTSRKAKAGGYSDQYVALTAGIAPISNPRLALVVVVNEPQGDQFYGGSVAGPVFSEIMKGALQILNVTPDATPESEVGE, encoded by the coding sequence ATGAAAAAGCCAACCAACAAAAAAGTGAAAAAAAAACAACCTAAACGTGTTGTGAAGAAAAACACTCCAATCCTGATTACCTGGCGCTATAACCTAGTGCTGGGTTTTGTGGTTTTAGCGCTACTGACTTTAATTGGCCGTACCGCTTATATTCAAGTTATTCAACCCGATCAATTAATTGAACAGGCCAATATGCGCTCAGTGCGAGTTAAGGCGATCCCGACTGCGCGTGGTATTGTGTCCGATCGCAATGGTGAGCCGCTGGCGGTAAGTGTTCCGGTGCAAGCGGTATGGGCAGATCCTTACACTATCTTTAAAGAGCATGGATTGGATGAAATACAACGTTGGTATGCGTTAGCCAATGTTTTAGGGCTAGATCAAAAAGGTTTAGTGGCCAAAATTGAAAAAAACAAACGCCGCCGCTTTATTTATTTACAGCGCCAAGTTAGCCCTGCGATGTCTAAATATGTGCGTGAACTAAAATTGCCGGGGATTGGGCTTAAAGATGAGTCTCGCCGTTTCTACCCATCAGGCGAAGTAAGTGCACACATAATCGGTGTCACTGGCATTGATGGTCACGGTCTTGAAGGCTTAGAGAAAAGTTATGATAATTGGTTAACTGGAGAAGCGGGTAAAAGAACTATTCGTAAAGACCGCTTTGGTCGGGTCGTCGAAAACATCTCACTGCAAACTCAAAAGCCGGGTAAACCGCTGCAACTGACGATAGATCAGCGTGTTCAAGCGATCGCTTACCGCGCCATTAAACAAGCAGTAGCCGATTTCCGTGCTACTTCGGGAACTGCGGTATTAGTCGATGTCAAAAATGGCGACATTCTTGCTATGGTCAATGCACCGTCTTATAACCCTAATAATAAAGAACAACTGCAAAGCTTTCGGATGAGAAACCGCGCCATTACCGATTCAATTGAACCGGGCTCAACCATGAAACCTTTTGTGATGCTGGCCGGTTTGGATAAAGGCATTATCGACAAAAATACTATTATCGATACTGGTAATGGCATTATGCGAGTTGGTGGCAGCCGAGTCCGAGATTCTGAAAAAGCCGGTAAAGCCTCACTCACCACTATTTTGAAAAAATCCAGTAACGTCGGGATCGCGACCATCGCGCTGCGCATGGATGTACGGGATGTCCTCAGCATGTATAGCGGTGTTGGTTTTGGTAATATTTCGGGCACCCAATTGCCGGGTGAAGTGACCGGTATCTTCCCTGATCGTCGTCGTTGGTCACCATTTGAAGAAGCCACATTGGCGTTTGGTTATGGTATCTCGGTAACGCCACTGCAATTGGCGCATGCTTATGCCACATTAGGCAATATGGGTATCAACATGCCATTGCACATTTTAAAAGACGGTCATCGTTCGGGTAAATCTTTCCGCGCTGCCGATGCTGATGCGGCTCGTCGCGTGATCAATATGCTTGAGCAAGTTACGCATAAAGGCGGTACGGCAGTTGAAGCCAAAGTGCCAGGTTATCGTGTGGGCGCTAAAACTGGTACTTCTCGTAAAGCGAAAGCAGGTGGTTATAGCGATCAATATGTTGCGCTTACCGCCGGTATTGCCCCAATCAGTAATCCACGCTTGGCGTTAGTGGTGGTGGTGAATGAACCGCAAGGCGATCAATTCTACGGCGGTTCGGTAGCCGGCCCTGTATTCTCTGAAATTATGAAAGGCGCATTGCAGATCTTAAATGTTACCCCCGATGCTACACCCGAATCTGAGGTAGGAGAATAA